The window gcactaTATATGGACTCAATAACATGCAGGACTAGTTAGCCTTTACTCAATATATAATGTCCAGCAGTGGCACTCTGTAATCTTCTTGTGAATCGTAGCACAGCTCCGATGATTAGGAAGATCTGTCCGATGGATTCAGTCTGTGTCACCATATCGCTGATTATGAAGATAGATCCGGCATGGTTTCAGTTTCTTCCTACTCTATATGGGTAGATATTATAATCTCAAAATCACGTGAGATATAAGATATGAACATCTCGCAGTCGCAGACGACTAGgacatgtttaaagtttatttaTCTTTGTCACCCACATCGTTTGATGCTAACTAATGGTGGATATATACACATACAGGCCATGGCTGCTGGAGGAGGCTTGCACGCAAATTCAGCCACCGCCGAAGTGACGATAGCCTCAAACTCGGCTGCGGTTACCGCGTACTGGCACACAATGCTTCCCAACACACTCATGCCTTCAGCCATCCTCGAGCTGCTAGCCCCACCTGCGGGTCCGTGCCCCCCACCCCTCTCTCCCTACCTAGTGTACctacctactccctccgttcctaaatacttgtctttctaggcatttcaacaagtgactacatacgaagtaaaatgagtgaatctacactctaaaatatgtctacatacatccgtatgtgatagtcatttgaaatacctagaaagacaagtatttaggaacggagggagtacatcgtTGAGCATGTACTAATCGTGTCTCCATCAAATCTCTTCACATATAATTTAATCCCAGACTAAATACCTTTTTTAACTCAGTAAACTCCTAAAGTAaattttcctgcaaaaaaaaacTCCTAAAGTAAATTAGAAAATAAAACAATATTCTTAACTACCACACATGGTGATGAATTTTTTTAGCATATCCTACGATGTCGCAAATACGATTATAAAGTTTAAACATGTACAACCTACTTGAGGTAATATATGCTCAGTTGTTGTTGTTGAAGAAAACACGAAAATTCACTGATGGGACAAGTTAAAACACCCATGGGTTACCCTAAAAAAAATCATGGGTTACatcttactccctccgttcctaaatgtaagtctttgtagaaatttcactatgaaccacatacggatgtatataaatGCATTTTAAGtttagattcattcattttgctccgtatgtagtccatctagtgaaatctctacaaaaacttatatttaggaacggagggagtacatgataTTTCTGTTCACTGAAACATTTGATCAGGACACCTATTTATGTAGTCTACCATGTCAGAAATATAACTATTATGGGTCGTTCGGATGATGTACCATGTGTGGTACCTATCCGTTCCACATTACATGGATATAAAGGTTAACTACTACCAGATACTATCTCCTGGAGGCGAGTATCTAATGTGAGCATAGAAACTAAATGCACCTCCCGGAGGCGCCCGATATTTGCTTCCCATCAGGCCAACGTTTAGCCATAGGATTTGAAGCATCTTGACCGTTTTTAACCAGTTCCATGCGGTTGTATCCGTGAATCCAGGGATCGATTGCATGCTTCCTTTGTATAAAAAAACTGCTCCCCTAACCACTACCGTAACTCACGTCTGGCGTTAATGTCTCCTGCCTTTTTTCCCATAGTTGCTTCTTCCCCAGAAAATTGAGTTACATGGAAGGTTTATGTGAAACAGTTGTTTTACGTAAGAAGCATGCAATTATTTGGTCTGTAGCTCTGTAATTTTGCATGATGCAATGATTTATTTTTAGCTGGCCAGAAGTGCAATGGTAATTGGGGCTCATCCACAGGGAACGAAGTCCAGAATAGCAAATGTGTATGGGGACCGTCCACACCAAATGACGTCGAGAAGATCAACAATGGTAATTGGGGCCCATCCACCAAAGCTGAAGACGAGAAGAGTAATGGTGTATGGGACCCGTCCACAACAAACGACGTCATGAAGAACAATGGTAATTGGGGCCCATCCACAACAAACGACGTCGAGAAGAACAATGGTAATTGGGGCTCATCCACAAGAAAGGACGTCCAGAAGAGCAAAGGTGTATGGGGCTCGTTCACAACAAATGATGTCGAGAAGATCAATAATGGTAATTGGGGCCCATCCACCAAAGCTGAAGACGAGAAGAGCAATGGTGTGTGGGACCCGTCCACAACAAACGACGTCATGAAGGACAATGGTAATTGGGGCCCATCCACAACAAACGACGTCGAGAAGAACAATGGTAATTGGGGCTCATCGACAAGAAAGGACGTCCAGAAGAGCAAAGGTGTATGGGGCTCGTTCACAACAAATGATGTCGAGAAGATCAATAATGGTAATTGGGGCCCATCCACCAAAGCTGAAGATGAGAAGAGCAATGGTGTGTGGGACCTGTCCACAACGAACGACATCCTGAAGAACAATGGTAATTGGGGCCCATCCAACAAAGCTGAAGACCAGAAAAACAATGGTAATTCAGGCTCATCCACAACAAATGACATCCAGAAGAGAAGTCGTAAATGGGGTCCATCCACCAAAGCTGATGACCAGAACCACAATGGTAACTGGGCCTGGGGCTCATCCACCAAAGCTGAGGACCAGAACCACAATGGTAACTGGGCCTGGGGCTCATTGGACATCCAGAAGAGCCATGGTAATTAAAATTCTTTTTGCATTTCTATTTGCATCAATCATCTGATGAATAAAATACATAATTATTGTACCCATTGTCTTAATATTAAAATGTCTTGTAACTATATATTAAAATTTAGCAGGAGAATCCCACATTGGCCAAGACAACCACAAACATGGAACCATGTCAAACATGGTGTTCTTAGAAGAGGCCCTCAAACCAGGATCAACTATACCTTGTTACATCCAACCATCGGCTACCTTAGGAGCTCCTTTGTTACGGCGTGATGTCGCCGACTCTATCCCTATGTCCACGGGGAACTTCATCAAAATTCTGACAATGTTTGCACCAGCGTCCAACGACATGGCTACCAAAATATGGTCGACGCTGGATGATTGCGAGCACCCGCGCGCTATCAAGGGTGAGACGAAGGCATGTGTCAGCTCTGTGGAGTCAATGGTGGAGTTTGCTGCATCCGTGCTCGGGGTTAGTACCTACAACCTCGCGGCCTTCTCCTCACCGGACGTGCCCGTGGATGGCGTCATGACAGGGAGGGGGTACAAAGTGGCGGCTGTAACGAGGGTCAGAGAGGCGGGGGACACCATGACTTGCCATCGCGGGAGTTTCCCATTCGCTATGTTCATGTGCCACGCGGTGAATCCCACCAGAGTGTACTCGGTGACGCTGGAGGGGGAGGACGTTGATGCTGACGGCGCGGGGCAGAGGATGGAGGTGCTTGCCGTGTGCCACCTGGACACATCAGACTTCCACCCAGCTAAGATGCCGTTGCACGTCAAGCCTGGAGATGCTCCACTCTGCCACTTCATCTCCAGGGACAGCATTCTCTGGGCGCCTGCTACGCCCGCTTCTGCTCACGCTGCTGCTTAGCTACATGTATAGCTACATAAATAAGAACAGTGTGTACCTATGTAAGGCGTATGCATGCATGTCCAGAGCAGTCATGCATGCCTCCTGCGTGTGGCTACGTACCTACACGTATGTGCTCTGAATAATTATTTGTGTAGTGTGCTTGATGTGGTGTACGGTCGTGTGAGCGAGTATCTTACATATATATAGTGTGTACCGATGTATAGGTGTATGCATGTATGTCCACCGCACTCTTGCATGCCTCTCTGACTTTTGTCTGCGTACTTGCACGTGCGTATGTGGTCTTATTTATTTGTGTAATATGCTTGATGTTGATGTACCGTCATGTTAGTGAGTATTTTACTATCACTAGCAAATATGTTCTTGTGTTGTTACTGTTTGATTTTTCCTGAATATTCTGACGACATGGATGGAAACACGTTATCGTCTTGGTTGCACACACCGAGTGTGGAATGGAATTGTTCATCACTTATACAGACGTAATTGTTGATTTGCTCAATTGAGAATACATTGCGCCCAGTAAGAGAATCGAAGCATGGGAACAAACGAAGTTTCCGCCTCCTAGACACCACCTAAGTAGACAATTTTGCCCAATCTTAAAGACTCGCCAGAAAATAATTGTAAGACCCCAAGTGTCAACCCTATCTAGAATGCATGCTACCACACTACACTAAAATCTACCAAGTCTGAAATTTATTTGAAATATGGATAGCGTTCCGGAAGCGGCGATTCGGTGCCCGAGCGCAGCTGCTCCTGAAATCGCTCGCGTCCGTTTCTAGCTCGGGATGGGAATAAAGCCCACTGGCGCGTCAGACGCGAGTTGCAGAAAATCGGGCGTTCGCATGAATACGGTACGAAACAGTGGCTCTTTCGTGGGCCCAAGGCGAAGGGAAGGGACGGAGGAAGCGAGCTGGCGTACTGGGCCATGGACCAGGACGTTACGGATTTAGCCGGGCCATGGACCAGATAAGGGGTCGTTCTGGaaaccctcgccgccacccctcTTCGGGCAGAAGCACCGCTATCCCTTCTCCTCTAGTGCTACGGCAGCTGCTTCCTGCTTGCGGAGGCCCTCGTCCTGTCCCGGCGCCGACGGTTGAAAGGAGGATGATGGTAGGGAGTTCCTGCTTTATGCCATTGATAGGTTAGTCCATGCAGATCTGTAAAATGGTTTTGGGATTTACcaaaaaaggctttcgccccgctttataaataaagcaaaccGCCACAGAGCACACATACATGGACTAGTTCAAACACACGCACCCAAGTCTCACAATCAAGTACAAAGGTTATGCTGAGGGCACAGCTCAACAAGCCCAAAAAAGATTAAAAGAAAAGCGTCGAGGCGCAAAGGGGCCAGACAGGCGCCTAGTCGGgatccggcggaggcggcgggggcggcggggagAGACGGACGGCAATCGAGCGGAGGTCGGCGATGAAGGCAGAGATGGCGTCGCGGTCATCAgggcggctaagcggccgccaGAGCTGCAAGAAACCAGACGGTTTGAAGATAGCGTCAGTAGCCCGTCGAAGAGGAGCACGCTGGATCACGATCTTATTACGGATCGTCCAGAGGGTCCAAGCGATGACCCCAATCTCAAGCCACCTAATGTGGCGAGACGCCAGGGGGGAGGCCTGGAGCTCCGTATACAGGTCGGGGAAGTTGGTGTGGCACCAATTTCCATCCACCACCTCGCGGAAACAGCTCCACACGAATTGCGCGGACACACAGGAAAAGAAGATGTGATTCGAGTCTTCGGGGGTGGCGCAAAGCGGGCAAAGGCCAGAGCCCGGAC is drawn from Aegilops tauschii subsp. strangulata cultivar AL8/78 chromosome 1, Aet v6.0, whole genome shotgun sequence and contains these coding sequences:
- the LOC109776203 gene encoding uncharacterized protein isoform X3, yielding MSVMLSLVSWFLLAMAAGGGLHANSATAEVTIASNSAAVTAYWHTMLPNTLMPSAILELLAPPAGNEVQNSKCVWGPSTPNDVEKINNGNWGPSTKAEDEKSNGVWDPSTTNDVMKNNGNWGPSTTNDVEKNNGNWGSSTRKDVQKSKGVWGSFTTNDVEKINNGNWGPSTKAEDEKSNGVWDPSTTNDVMKDNGNWGPSTTNDVEKNNGNWGSSTRKDVQKSKGVWGSFTTNDVEKINNGNWGPSTKAEDEKSNGVWDLSTTNDILKNNGNWGPSNKAEDQKNNGNSGSSTTNDIQKRSRKWGPSTKADDQNHNGNWAWGSSTKAEDQNHNGNWAWGSLDIQKSHGESHIGQDNHKHGTMSNMVFLEEALKPGSTIPCYIQPSATLGAPLLRRDVADSIPMSTGNFIKILTMFAPASNDMATKIWSTLDDCEHPRAIKGETKACVSSVESMVEFAASVLGVSTYNLAAFSSPDVPVDGVMTGRGYKVAAVTRVREAGDTMTCHRGSFPFAMFMCHAVNPTRVYSVTLEGEDVDADGAGQRMEVLAVCHLDTSDFHPAKMPLHVKPGDAPLCHFISRDSILWAPATPASAHAAA
- the LOC109776203 gene encoding uncharacterized protein isoform X2; amino-acid sequence: MSVMLSLVSWFLLAMAAGGGLHANSATAEVTIASNSAAVTAYWHTMLPNTLMPSAILELLAPPAAGQKCNGNWGSSTGNEVQNSKCVWGPSTPNDVEKINNGNWGPSTKAEDEKSNGVWDPSTTNDVMKNNGNWGPSTTNDVEKNNGNWGSSTRKDVQKSKGVWGSFTTNDVEKINNGNWGPSTKAEDEKSNGVWDPSTTNDVMKDNGNWGPSTTNDVEKNNGNWGSSTRKDVQKSKGVWGSFTTNDVEKINNGNWGPSTKAEDEKSNGVWDLSTTNDILKNNGNWGPSNKAEDQKNNGNSGSSTTNDIQKRSRKWGPSTKADDQNHNGNWAWGSSTKAEDQNHNGNWAWGSLDIQKSHGESHIGQDNHKHGTMSNMVFLEEALKPGSTIPCYIQPSATLGAPLLRRDVADSIPMSTGNFIKILTMFAPASNDMATKIWSTLDDCEHPRAIKGETKACVSSVESMVEFAASVLGVSTYNLAAFSSPDVPVDGVMTGRGYKVAAVTRVREAGDTMTCHRGSFPFAMFMCHAVNPTRVYSVTLEGEDVDADGAGQRMEVLAVCHLDTSDFHPAKMPLHVKPGDAPLCHFISRDSILWAPATPASAHAAA
- the LOC109776203 gene encoding uncharacterized protein isoform X4 — protein: MSVMLSLVSWFLLAMAAGGGLHANSATAEVTIASNSAAVTAYWHTMLPNTLMPSAILELLAPPAGNEVQNSKCVWGPSTPNDVEKINNGNWGPSTKAEDEKSNGVWDPSTTNDVMKNNGNWGPSTTNDVEKNNGNWGSSTRKDVQKSKGVWGSFTTNDVEKINNGNWGPSTKAEDEKSNGVWDPSTTNDVMKDNGNWGPSTTNDVEKNNGNWGSSTRKDVQKSKGVWGSFTTNDVEKINNGNWGPSTKAEDEKSNGVWDLSTTNDILKNNGNWGPSNKAEDQKNNGNSGSSTTNDIQKRSRKWGPSTKADDQNHNGNWAWGSSTKAEDQNHNGNWAWGSLDIQKSHAGESHIGQDNHKHGTMSNMVFLEEALKPGSTIPCYIQPSATLGAPLLRRDVADSIPMSTGNFIKILTMFAPASNDMATKIWSTLDDCEHPRAIKGETKACVSSVESMVEFAASVLGVSTYNLAAFSSPDVPVDGVMTGRGYKVAAVTRVREAGDTMTCHRGSFPFAMFMCHAVNPTRVYSVTLEGEDVDADGAGQRMEVLAVCHLDTSDFHPAKMPLHVKPGDAPLCHFISRDSILWAPATPASAHAAA
- the LOC109776203 gene encoding uncharacterized protein isoform X1 is translated as MSVMLSLVSWFLLAMAAGGGLHANSATAEVTIASNSAAVTAYWHTMLPNTLMPSAILELLAPPAAGQKCNGNWGSSTGNEVQNSKCVWGPSTPNDVEKINNGNWGPSTKAEDEKSNGVWDPSTTNDVMKNNGNWGPSTTNDVEKNNGNWGSSTRKDVQKSKGVWGSFTTNDVEKINNGNWGPSTKAEDEKSNGVWDPSTTNDVMKDNGNWGPSTTNDVEKNNGNWGSSTRKDVQKSKGVWGSFTTNDVEKINNGNWGPSTKAEDEKSNGVWDLSTTNDILKNNGNWGPSNKAEDQKNNGNSGSSTTNDIQKRSRKWGPSTKADDQNHNGNWAWGSSTKAEDQNHNGNWAWGSLDIQKSHAGESHIGQDNHKHGTMSNMVFLEEALKPGSTIPCYIQPSATLGAPLLRRDVADSIPMSTGNFIKILTMFAPASNDMATKIWSTLDDCEHPRAIKGETKACVSSVESMVEFAASVLGVSTYNLAAFSSPDVPVDGVMTGRGYKVAAVTRVREAGDTMTCHRGSFPFAMFMCHAVNPTRVYSVTLEGEDVDADGAGQRMEVLAVCHLDTSDFHPAKMPLHVKPGDAPLCHFISRDSILWAPATPASAHAAA